CTCCTCTTGTACTTTAGTTGTCTCCCCACTCCGTGAGTTTTGCTGGAGGGGAATGAGGTAGTGGatttcccccttctcctctccGCTTGGTGTCCGATGGCCTTTCCCATTCCTTCTCCCGGTGTTTTTTATCCCATCACCTGTACAGACTCATTTCCAAGAGTGAATAGAAGCATGCGTTCCTTCCGACGGCGCTCCAGAGCAGGCTGTCTAGGGCTGCCCACCTACActgtgacaattttttttttgttgcaaggCTGAAagtaaaaaccccaaaaggaaAGTTGTCTTCCTCCTCTTCAAGGTATTTACATGCTGAAACGTCTTCTAGGAAactggaagagaaagagggtattagggcagtggtcacagatGTTTCCCTTACGCTCCTGGTTTGGGCTTTGGGTGTTTTTGAGGCCCCTGCttgcctgagctgtgctggtcATGCTGGTTTGGCAGGTGGGTTTGTGTTTGGGATGTTCCCCAAACATTTTGGGATTGTGTTTCTGGAAAGTTGATTTGTGACCTGAAACCCTTCTGCTTTTATACCCCACTCCACTCTTCTAAACCCACCACAGCTTTTGCCAGGGCAAAACCTTTCACCAGGGGGATCTTGTGTGGTCACCACAGCACTatggacagcacagggagggcttTCCATGCTGGTCATTTGGACAGTGTGTGTGGTTACTACCAGGAGCCCATTCTCTGAGCTGttctgcatgtgtgtgtgcagctggTGATGGTCAAACCAGCCTGGACTGCAGGGGTTTAGTGCTCTCCCCATTCAGTTAGGATGGGAATGGAGCTCCATCTACCCAAGGGTGGTGGATGGTGGGCAGGTGTGTCCTGTCCACTGGGTTGGAGCCAGGTGAGGTTCCTGCTCTTGCTGGGctgtggaaaagagaaggaagtgtTACCTCTGACGCTGAGTGAAATGTAGAGCACGATGATGATGGTCCCCAGGACGATGGAGACGATGCTGAGCAGCCTGGCCATGCGTCCGAGCCGCCGGGCTCCGTCCGTGTCCCCTTGCTGCCCACTGTTCCTCGACTGGGGGGACACAGAGAGAGGCTCCTGAGAATGGCAGAGTGGCTCCCTGGCTGTACCTCCCCACACTGAGCTCTGTGTCCCCGGGGGCTGGACCTGCCACCCCGAGCTCTCACAGGATGACACACAAATCCCCTCAGTGAGCCCATGGCTTTGACAGCCCATGGTCCTGCTAAACTGATATGCCTGGACAATCCATTTGGGAagctgctctgcttccctgggTAGGAGCTGCACTGACTCAAGCCTGTCTTTTGCAGGAGTGACTAAGAAATAACCCTGGCATGGgacagcaggcacagcagagccccagccagcaccagcccctctctgagtCTTTCATGGAAAACCCTGAAACTTTTGACTGCagtccctggagcagctcaaTTCTATGGGACTGTGCAGGAGAATTGCATCTCCATGGGGTACCACCAACCCTCTGCAGCTTTTGTACAGACAAGCATCCTGCTTCCCTCTTTTTCTGCAATCATATGTATTGAGCAGCAATGTATATTGTGAGTTTAACCAGCACTGACAAACTGGACCAAAAAGCAGTGACATTTCCAAAGCAGCGTGAGGCCTCTGTGCCTTTGGAGCtggatgtgtgtgtgagagGAACAGGCTTTGATAAAACAAGTGGTAACCACTGGCTTTCCCCTCATGATGGGATGTGCTTCGATGCCTCTGCATCACCCTGAATTTCTGCTTGAACACAGACAGGTTGTGTTCTCCATCTCTCTTTTGAAATGCAGTCCTCCTACAGTGAATTCCTGCTCTCGTGTGCACTGTAGGGAGAGGAGGAATAGTCCATAGAGCTTCTCTATTCTGGTCCTGGTTTCATTGTGAATTCCCCTGCTGCTCTATTGATTTCCTCAGGCAGCTCAGTGAGAGCTTTCCCCTGCACTGTAAGGCAAAGCAGGGTTTCCCTGGCTGTGGCAGGGCTAAggagtgggatgggggaaggcACGAGTAGGTGGCTGGAAATCATTTTGTGTGGAGTCATTAAGGGATGAACAGAGATCCCCAAAAGCTGGAGCTAGAACAGGATTTGTCTGGTGCTGATGGATGCTGGAACATGTCCAGAGAAAGGtaacggagctggggaaggatctggagcacaggtctgatgaggagcaactgagggagctggggggggctcaggggggaccttctctctacagctccctgaaaggagggtggagccaggtgggagccagtttcttctcccaggtaacaagtgataggacaagaggaaacggcctcaagttgtaccaggggagttttaggttggatattgggaaacatgtcttcactgaaagggtggtcaggctgcccagggaagtggtagagtcaccatccttagaagtgttcaaaaaaatgtgtagatgtggcagctggggacgtggtttagtggtaaCATGGAAGTGTTAAGTTAatggttgaacttgatgatcctagagggcttttccaacctaaatgattctgtgattccatgatgtTGGTGGGCACCAGCATTTTTATGGCAGGCTTTCAGTGGGCTAAATGGATCCTTGTCTTTAAGTGGCCACTCAGGGGGATGGAATAGAAAATTTGGAGGTTCCCTTCGAAATTTTGCTTTTCACTGCTCACTCAGGGATGGCCACCCATGAGCTTGGCTGAGATCCAGTCCCTGGGAGCATCTCTAGGGGGTTAGTGAAGCTTCCCCTGGGTCtgtccagcagtgctgctggggctgggtggGTTGAGCAGGATTTGGGGGTCACACCCAAAGGGGAAAGATGTAAGATTGGATGAGCAAAACCTTGCCTGGTACCTGACAGGGCAGCAAGGGTGATGCTGCGGCCTGAGCCCTCTGAGCTCACAGCCCTGggctcagcagcactgctgacCTGCTGGGCTAGAGAAGCCTCCACCCTCACCAACCACACAGAGCTTCCTGAAGGCCAAGCACAGCTCATCAACAAACATCACACACAGAGGCATCATAAACTCTCAGAGGAAGTGATTACCCATCTTCTTTCTTGCTCTTCTAATTGGCAAATCATTTGTTTCCcgagtgaaaaaaaaacactggaAATAAGAATTCCTGGTGAGGGAGAAGCATTGCTGCTGAGAGAAGGGCCCGGAGCGCCCCTGATCCTGCCGGGAAGGGTGTGCTGGGCGTCCTGCCCTTGGCTGAGGGAGCTCCCAGCACTTAGCAAAGGGCAGCTGTGCAGTCCCACGCGAGGATATTGTGGTGGAATTACTCACCGTGCGTCAGCATTTGCTGCCTGTGCAGTGGACAGGCCGGAGCCCCTCCGTCGGTGGAACAAGAGGCAGATGGGCTGTGACCAGCCCGGCTCTCCGGGCTGAAAAGCCTTCCCAAATTTGTGCAGTGCCCTCCTGCCTCCTGTGAAGCCCATTGGGAAGGGGGTTTGGAGGGAGGAAAACTGGGTAAAGGGGTTTTAAGGACCGTTGGTAATATTTATACGTGGTTGGGAAGGTTTGGAGTGAGGGGAAAGGGAAGCAAGGCAGGACGGGGGCAGAAGGGAGCCCAGCAGCCTTAATCCAGTGGAGGAGTCGGGCAAAACTCCCCTCGACTTCACTGGGAACAGGGTTTTTTAGATACTTCAACTGCCTTGAGCAGTCACTCTTTATTTAGAGGTGCTTTtaagtattttacattttaacatGGGTTAAAGGCTTCTTCCCCTGCCCCATCCatctccagctgtgctgccttgGCTGAGCCAGGGATCAGGAGAAGGGGATCTGGGGCAGGCTGTAGGGCCAGCATCTCCCTGTGCCATCTGCCAGCTCCTCCCTTTGGGGCGTGCCTGCTAAAACTGGGGAAACTCTGAgttaggaaaataaatgtacgagttaaaaaaagttaaaggtGGAAGTGGATCAAAGCAATCCCACTTGCCTTTCAAAAAATGTGTATCTCAGAAATAACTGTGCTGGAAAGGGTCCCCTGCcacatgttttttaaattaattaattaattaattaaggGTTAGGAGGCCTAGTCGTGCTCCAGCACTAACCATGAAACATCATTGAGAGTCTGAACAAACAAATATGTGATGTTACTCTCCCATTTCCAATTAATCTTACTTTAATGCCACTGCCTCTTGGCAGCACCATGATCAAAACAtgcccagcccaggcagctgctccaTAGGAAAAATGCAGCTTTGGAGGTTTCCATGTACTCATTTTAGTTTGTATCACCACGTAAATAACACAGCAGAGCCTCAAACAGGCGGGCCACTGCTTCCACTGCATCCCTGCAAATGTCCTGCTCCACTCAGTGCCACCCTGTGCATCAGCAGTGACACCAGCAGAGCTCAGGACCTCGTTCCTCCTGGTCCCAACAGCAGGTTTGCCAGACTGGCTCTAAGAGCgatgggatgcagccaagagctATTTTCATTACAGAACAGGAGGTGACAAAATGAAGCCTCATGGGTTGGTGGCAAGAGATGGGGAGGATGCAGTAGCCCAGGGATCGACagaatccctgccctgctcgcCAAAAGCTCCAACACTGGGGATTTATCTCTTTAGGCTCTGGTTTTTGTAACAAGTGTAATATTTTGGCAGGGTGTGGGTTAGACTGCAGTGAAATATGCAGTTTTAGCTGTCTTCTAGGGAAAATATATAGGCTAACGAATTCAATGTATTTATCACTACAGCTTTCTGCAAGTGTTTATTGCTCGTTTATCCTGAACAATTACAAAAAAACACATCAGCATTGGCATGGGGTGTTTAGCAAGCATTTGGTACTGTACATATATTATTCATTGGTGTGGAACAGTTTGATTATAGTTCTCTAGTATCACTAAtcctgtgttttgctttccacATAAAAACATTAACATCTTGTTTATTAATGGAGACTCGCCGAGGCAGAACATCTCAGAAAGGCTCGAGGGCGACGGGGGAGTGAGTCACTGTGTGTGAGCCAAGGGATTCCTATTAGAGCCCAGGGCCTTGGAAGTGGGTGCTGTACTGCAGCACCTGTGGAGCCAGGTAAGGCTGGCTGTTGCAGAAGTTATTAATCTTACCTGTTTCCCACTGCTGTCTGTCCCAGTTACTGTTCAAAATGGGTTTTTTCCCTAAGTGGCCCTGTTGCAAATGAAGGCAATTACTTTTCTGTGCTagtcccagggatggggaagacAAATCATCACGTCCTCTTCCCTGCAATCTTTCCCAATTTATGAACTGGCTTTGGGTGCTCTTTGCTGCCTTCCACCAATGACTCAAAATAAATCACTAATCCTCAACACTTGTGTTTTGTTGAAGGAAACATTCTGAGAGGGGTATAAGTCAGCTCCAGGCTCAGATAGATGACTGTGGCATTTAAAATGAGTAAGGATAGTCCGACTTCTCCCACATCTTTTGGGGATGACACTACTTATTTTGGACACCAAGTACTTTGCAGGGTATATATGGTGTTAATATATGGTTCTTCTGGCTTGATGTTAATATATGGTTCTTCTGGCTGGATATTTTCACTTCCCTTATTTGTTCAGTTTTGTATATTGtgacctctctgctccttcccctgaTGTGGCTGCACTttggtgggaagggaaagggattCACAATAGAAATgcagtgtgtatgtgtgtgtgtgtgtgtgtggtacCCAGATCTGCCCTTCACTCCTCTGAGATGGGTCCCATGGGGCTGCACTGTCCTTGTGTCCACCAGTCCCACTCTCTGGCTTGGGGAATGACCTGAACCCCTCAGTGCAGCCAGATCCTCACTTGGCCTAGAAAATGCATCCAAGGATCAGTGGAGGAGCCTCCAGGTAGCTCATTTCCACAAGACCAGCATTAGCAGGAACAGGCTGGAGGCTAAAGCAGGGGGTTTTTTCCACCTCTGGCTATAGGCCCTGCTGGGATCTGAGAGCAGCTTTTGGAAAATGATTTATGAGGCACTAAACTCAGAAGCATtcatttgctttcctctctgGATGCTTATTACccagaaaaaaagctttcatgTGCAAAAGCATTGACTTAGGAAAGAAAGGCACAATTGCAGAGCTAAAGGAATGTCAGCACGTTGTGGAAGGGTCCTCCTGTTCCTCCAGGTGACAGGAATCACAAAAACTGGTTCCTGCTCAGATTTGTGCATGATCAGGCACTCCCGGGTTTTACTCTGTGAGAAAAACTAAGCCTGTGGGAacctggggggtcactgggagctAAATTCCTAAATTTAAGCAGGTAAAACATCAGCCAATGCCCTGAGAGCTGTTCCTGCTGGCAGAAGGACCCAGATAGATGTTTGCTGTTTCCCCAGGGTCAGCACAGAGAAAGGATCACTCCTCATCCTGCTCCGCCGGTGCCGTGTGGAGCTCCCTGGCTGTCAggtgggggtgtgtggagagGGTGATGGTGTAGGCAGGGCCAGAACTAGAAAGGGCAGTAATAAATTAAGTGAACTGTGTGTGCTATAAACCTTGTCCTGGAGAACAAGCTCATCTGAGTGCACCTCTGCCTTTGGGGTTGggcttccccttccccagctctggatGAGCTCTGGTCAATGTGACCAAGGGCCTTGGAAGCAGAGGGCAGCCAAACAGTCTTGTTGCTTTGTTGGCCTTGCCTGCCTTTGGGTGTGACACAGTCACTATACCCAGTCCTTCACTGTCTGGCAGGATTAACTAACTCCTGCTCCTTTTTCACTGCTTACTCTTCTACTCCATGGGGCTCGTGTGGCCCAAGGCACatccccactgccctggaggCTCTAACGCCTGCGAGGGAGAGTGTGAGAATCTATTTTGCATGAAGGCTAATGTGGTTGGAAAATCCCCGTGAGAGACCTTGTTTATTACCATGGATATGCAATACCCAGCTGCTTTCCCTCTCGTTGCAGTGCAAAGCCAAACAAGGCTGGCTGGCTTCCCTGTATGCTGCCTAAACAGGCTCTGCCACACAACTGTACTACGCAGATGACAGCTGGCACTGGCAGAAACGATGATTCCTCCTCAAAATGGAAATGGGTCTCTCTAGAGGGCTTTCTGTGGCAACTGCCAGTGTCTGCCTCCAagttgttgttggtttttgggGAAGTGCTGGCTGCAGGTGCCCCTCGGTGTATTTCTGTGTGCTAAGCAGGTAGCTGAGatgatttttcaaagaaaagatttGCCTTTGTTGCAAATCAAAGGCACAGaaggtgctgggggggctgtaCAAGAGAGCAGCGTCTGATGGGTAAGGGGGTGGCCGTGCCTGTCGGGCTGTGCTGACTGAGCCACCTGTACCCGAGATGGGTGGGAGGCTGGCTGCCTTCATTCTGCCCTGCTCGGCTGTTGGTGTATTTGCTGAGGTTTGGGGAATGTTTAATGGCGAAAATTGCTTCTCCGGGGCAACTAAAAGAGCTGCAGGTGCACCTGACCCTTTGAAGTGCCTGAGGGACGGGAACcagcatccagccagggtctccccagtgctgcagggctgggctaGGAGGGGCGGAGGGAGATCCCTTGTCATTGCTTCGCCTCGCAGCTCCTTCCCGGGAAAGCCCGGCGAGTCGTTCTGGACTGCTGCCTGGTGGCAGGGATCGGGCTTCCCGGAGCTACCGGGCTTCCCggagccctgccctgggatCCCCCACCCATCTCCATCTACGTCCCGCTGCCTCCCCgcatctccatctccatcccacCGCCTCCCTTTCCACATCCAtcccgccgcctccccgcgCGCTGCCCCGGGCTCggcgccgctccccgcccgcctCCTCCCGCCTCCGTTCCCCGGACCCGCACCGGAGCGCCCTGCGGGAGCCGAGCGGCGGCACAGCCCGGCCGAGCCCCCGCGCCCCGGGCTGAGCGCTGCGGGAGCGGTGCGGGcgcctcccgccccgccgcgccccggtCCCGGCGGTGCAGCACCGCGGACAGCTCCGGGGCGGCCGTCGGGGGCGGCGGGAGAACCGGGGGGGGAACGGGCGGGTCGGTGAGCCCGGCGGGTCCCGCACTCACCATGATGGAGAAGACGAGGGCCACGATGTTGAGGGGCCAGACGGGGCAGAAGCAGGAGAAGATGGCGAGCACCAGGTAGTCCCGCGGGCGGCCCTGCTCCGGGGCCGCCGTGCTGGTGGCCGTGGAAGAGGCTCTGCCCAGGCTCAGCCGGGAcggcgagagcggcggcgcCTCCAGGTGCCCGACCGACACCGACTTGTAGCCGAGCCCGTGCCCGTTGCGCTCCGTCTCGCCGGGCAAGGCTGCCGTGAAGGATTTGGAGCCGCGGAGGCCCTTCTCCTCCCGGCCCTCCGTCGCCGACAGCAGCTTCTCGGTCTCCTGGAAGCGGGTGGGCAGCACCGTGCCCGAGCCCGAGCCGGAGCCCGAGCCCGCGCCCGCGCCCCCGGGCGCGGAGCCGGTGCTGGCCATGGCCCGGCGGAGCGGGCTCCGGCagcgccccgccgccgccgctctgCGCTCGgggcccgccgccccccgggaGGCCGAGCCGGAGGAGGGGCCAGCCCGGCTCGGCCCCCGGGGCAGGATCGGGGCCGCGGCCCGCCCCCGGGGTGTCCCCGTGCCCCCCGCTCCTCACCCCCGAGCCGCGCTCAGCCTCCGCCCGTCCCGGTGCGGGCGGCGCCGCGGCCCCCCCGGGATGCTGGCGGGGATGCggcggggcggagcggagcggtGAGAGAGCAGGGGTGTCCCCGCCGCCTCCGACCCGCCCAGCCCCGAGCTCTGTCCCGCCCCACCGACCCCCCGCTCTTCCCGGGGGCTCCCACGGGCTCCGCTCCGCTGCAGCGGTACGTGAGAGCCCAGCCCCGGCCGGGCTCCGCCTGTGCCGGCGGGGTCGGGGCCGCCGCCAGCCCCGACGGCGCGGGGGATGCCGAGGGTGGGTCCGTGCTGGGtacacacagccctgctgcccctgcctccctcctggcTGAAAGCCCTTCCCCAGGCAGGTGGGGGGCGTGCGGCACAGAGCAGACCCTCACAATGCCCCTCATcgctgcagagctgggctggggctgccctgggtcAGCGCCATCTACGAGGCGCACCCAGCACCTTCTGCCTCCCTGAGAGGTGCCCAAAGAGCCTGATGCCAGCCGGGacctgctgcccagccctgcccagagccttaTTCCATCCTGCAGCCTCCAGGTAGAATTAGGACTTACGTTTTGTAAATGTGAACCTGAGAGCAGTGTGGTgacccagctctgggggggTCTTGTGGGGTTATGCATCCCCCTCGCTCCTGCCTCTGTGACCAGCTGTTTCCATCTCTCACTTCAGCTGGTCACCAAAGCTGGTGGGGGAAAAACATGGAGATGCAAGTCTGTGAGGAGGGAGGGGTTCCTGTCTGAGTTAGGGTGTCACTTAAACCTTCCTTGAATGCTGGTGTTGCTGGGCTCCCAACCCCCAGATGATGGCTGctgacagggcagagcagggccgtgtgctgctccagggagagccagagcagggagagcacccagagcagggatgctgctgggagaagcaggattccttccgtgggcagggctGCAGGCCTTCTTCTGGCAAAGGGAACACCTGTCAGAGGCTGAAGCCAAGATGCCTCATATCATCAGCACTTTAAAGAGGCTCCTTTGCTGAGCAAAGAGCTCTCTCTCCTGGCTGTTGCCAGctttcccctgctcccagcccagctctcttGTCCCACTGGGGATTAAGGTAGGAGGAGGAGACCCTGTGGAGGGCCTGGCACACAACAGCAGAGGGTTGAGATGGTTGTTCCAGCATGTGCCcctcagcagggaaggagctcaGACTGCCCTTTTATGTTGGCAGCCatgctgggagcactggggtgggagcagtggggctgggggagctctgtGGGGCTCAGCACCGCGGGAATCACACAGTGCAATTGGTCCAATCCAAAAATCTGCTGGCTGTGGTAAGTGTGGCTGTAAATCCCTGCCTGATTCCTGCAGCAATTCCAGTTTGCTGAGCCTCGGGTGGAAGGGAGCCCTCCCAGCTGGTCCAAGCTCTCTAagccagagggaagggacaaAAGGGACCTTTCCAGTAAAAttcccccttcctccctgctgtgggggCTGGCCAGGAACGTGCTACCGGCCTGTCCCACCAGAGCCACTTCACTGTGATCAGGAGGAAACTGCAATTGGATGGGTGGGTTTTATGAAAGCTGACATCTGTCTCCCCTCACGGCCTCGCAAATCTGCCAGGCACAAACGTCTGTACCAATGAGCTTAGCATCAAAAGTCCCAGGGCACTaacctttccctgctcctgctcccctccttcACCGATGGGAGCCAGAGTGACCAGCCAGCCAGGGGCTTTAGCATGATCCCCACGGCCCATCTGTCCATCCCACACATATTAAGAGCCAGTGCCCTGGTGCTGGGTTTGTAATTTGTATTTTCTCACAGAGCAAGCGAGAGAGAATAAATAACAGTGGCAATCAGCAACAGTGAGAACTCACAAGAAACAGAGAGCTGGCACTTCCAGAGGACTTCCTACATTCCACAGTtttcccacagagcagagacctGGGCAGCGCTAGGGTCGGGTCCAGTACAGCTTGTTGGGGGTTCCCAGCTCTCAGCAGCATTGCAGCCAAGCTCCACATCCTGCAGTGCTTCTCTCTCATCCAACActcccttcccactccccccACTTGTCCCATGGATCCATTACCTTCCTGGCACCATCTTGCCACCCCGGCCCTGTAGGTCAGTGGATGGGGAGGCACTGCTGGTGTCCCCAGCTCTGGCAGTAGCCCAGCTGCCAGGGGATTGCCCCAGCCAGGGGGTCCTGCAGGCTGCCCGTGAGTCGCTGCTGGCGGGTGCCCCGGAGTGCAGGGTGGGGGTTCCCACTGGAGcaacaggcagggctgggcatgGAGTGATCCTCCTTCGGGCTCTCGTAGTGATGGAGCTGCCTCTGAGGGGAGAACTCAGTGCAGAGAGGAGACGGAGGGTAGCGTGTGCCTGCAGAACCGGgctcccaggggagctgggggcgGCTGCCCTTCAGCCCTGGCTCCTGCACGGGGACCCCAGCCCGGCCGTGGCACTCGGAGTGGGCGCAGGGCCAGCAGCACCCGGCGCcatgcagggacagggacagagccGTGATCCTGTTGATGGCTCGCCGGAGGGTGGCGATTTTAGAAAGCCTTTTGCCACCGAGGTCATGCTTGAGGGCCAGGCGCAGGGCGTTGAAGGCTTGGTTGTAGTCCAGAATCCTCTTACGCTCTCTGACGTTGGCAGCCATCCTCCTGGCCTTGGAGCGCACCGgcctgctcctcttcctcacctTCATCCCTTCAGTGTCCCCCAGGCAGGCGgctgcttccctgccctggggaaccCACAGACTCTGCCCACAGCATGCCTGGGGTGTGCCCCCcgcttccagctcctcctcctcgcctTCTGGCTCTGGCTCTGTGCCTTTCCCCACGGCTACTCCGGACATGACAGCAGCGAGGGGGAGCGGGAGAGGTGCTGCTGTGGTCCTGCCTCCTGCAAGGtgtgggagacagtcctccaggGACACACAGCCGCCTCTAAAAAACCCCACTACAGGGCTCATCACGTGGCTCCCCTGACCCTCCTCACCTGCCACAGGTGTGGCTTTGCAGAGAGTCACAGGGCGAGTCCTGTCTGGTTCCTGcccctggggatgctcctgAGCATGTGGTACCAGGCTGGAGCATGGGGCATCAGTGCTGGGGTGCCCAGAGCTTGCAGTGAGATGCAGTGGTTGCTTTAGTCTCTGCTAAGAATTTGGGCACTGCAGttctcctgtgctgctctgctctctcctcTGCTGGGTGGGCTGGTGGCTTAGCCTGGGCCAGGTCATCCCTGGGTTTTATGTGGTGCTGTGACACAGAACCCCGTGGGGCATCACCACCCTGGCTCTTCTTTCCCCCCAGCTCATGGGTGCTGCAGCATCTCTGTTACTTCCCAGCTAAGAGAAACCGAGGCACAGAATGATGACATTGCTGAGAGAGGAGCAAGTCTTGTGGCTGAGTGCAGGAGAAGGCAAAATTACTCCTGCCCCAGGACTGGGGCTGGAGGTTCCACACAGCTGCACCCCAGTGAGCCGGGAGCATCCGTGGGCACTGAGGTAGGTGGGTgcctgggaaggagcagccccagggagtCAGGGGTCGGTACAGGAATGTGCAGGGCTTGGCATGCCTCTGCCCTGCGGAGCAGGAAGCAGGAATGTGTCAGGGGGGATTGGGGCAGGTGATAAAAGAGCTAAAGTGCTACCTGCATCCAGAGCCTTCCTGTCCCTTcgaagcagagcaggagcctggGGGCAGAGCTGTCTGGGCTGACGTGCCTGACCGGCACTTACTTGGGGAAAACGATGCTGAAAGCAGCTCCTTGTTTCCTGAATCCACAAGCTGGTGGGACGAGGGACTTCCCAGGTGCAGCAGGTCCGGAGGCCATGGGCAGAGCCAGGTCCCCACCCTCAGAGCAGTGAGGGACAGCCACGTGTGTTTGCCCATCATCTCATTAGCAACCAGTCACTAAATGCCTTCCTGTGCGACAGGTAATGCTTTGAAAAACAGCCCAGGAGCGGGTCTGACAAATTGTTGGGGTGACTGGTGCGAAAGCAGAGCCCCTGGAGAATGTGCCCCCCTTGATCCATCCCTTCCTATCTGATCGTCCTGGCTCATGTTTGATCAATAGCCACAATTAGCGGGGGGTTATTTGTCTATTGCCCGTCTCCTCTCTTGGCTCTTTGAAGCCTGAGCTAATTTAGGTGCCTCTCCTCCAGGAACCCAATAAATCAGGAGCCAGGGCCTCAGGGAGAGAGGAGGTTGAGGCACAAGGACTTcaaagggaggtgaagcttgcaaatatttttgagtGCTCACCTGTGCTCACTATGGCCCTCTTGTTCTCCCCAGCATCCTTCTCACCACCCAGTCTTGTTCTACCCAGGACTGGAAGCTCCCTGACCACTGACTTACCCGGTGAGCTCAGCTCAGGAGCAAGGGGATCTTCAGGATGCTTGAATGCCAGCAGGACATGGATGTCAGACCCACTTAGAGACGTGCCTGTCTAAAACCCAGCTAAGCAGCACAGATCCTTGCCATGGGAATGTTTTTGCTGGTGTGGGAGGTCAGGAGGTGCAGTACAGAACATACAcggaggaggctgagctgggcacaaaGCCAGTCCCAGCTGGGTGATGCTTGGGCAGAGGGAGGGGCAGAAGGAGCAGTCCCAAAGCTGcccccatcctgcccccagcccccaggagctggctGGGGAGAGCTGCCAGGGGTTCTCAGTGTCTCAGCTCTGGGCAGCCCTTGCTGCAGGGAtccaggcccagctcctggaagCGGGCAAGACCAGACTATAAATCACGGGGCACCGGATGCCACCTGTAATTAGTGCATCCCACTGGGCCATCCCCACCTCGTCCTGGTCGCTTCCTACCTAGGTGCCCATTACAGGGTGGGAGGTCAGCAGGAACGCCCAC
This is a stretch of genomic DNA from Pseudopipra pipra isolate bDixPip1 chromosome 21, bDixPip1.hap1, whole genome shotgun sequence. It encodes these proteins:
- the TRARG1 gene encoding trafficking regulator of GLUT4 1 translates to MASTGSAPGGAGAGSGSGSGSGTVLPTRFQETEKLLSATEGREEKGLRGSKSFTAALPGETERNGHGLGYKSVSVGHLEAPPLSPSRLSLGRASSTATSTAAPEQGRPRDYLVLAIFSCFCPVWPLNIVALVFSIMSRNSGQQGDTDGARRLGRMARLLSIVSIVLGTIIIVLYISLSVRVS